The nucleotide window gcaaattcaagttaagaacaaacctacagtccctatctcgtttgtaactcggggactacctgtaaaggtgTGATGGTTGGGTGTCCACTAAACTTTGACCAAatagtgtatttattttagaaaacataCAGAAAGAATCCATAAAAAAGGGTTAGTTCAGATCTAGAACAATAATCACAGCTAgggttgatgttcgaattcgggttgtccttatattcgacccgaatatggctgttcgaattcagatagacccgacccgaaaaacacaagATTTGACTTTGCAAtttcgtgtgtaaaaatatgggttaaaaaagaggctttaatgttaaagtaatttattgaatgtgtgtgatttgtgtaactaacttttatttttttacaggttatcccacaataacaggaagattcccacggctgcacagccgtgggagtgctcctgtcagtgtgggatccccgggcactagaggttaaatgaggacaagtgtccccattcatcacctctagtactctgtgattggccgaggaaaggtacaccctgatgacagctcaagcatcatcaggattttcctttccccagccaatcacagagcactagaggtgaatgaatggagagacttgtccccatttatcctctagtgcccagggatcccgtgggactcctgtgttcttggatagagatactATAggtacgctagggctgcaagagcaatcaggggagcagagctgtcagctctgcttccctgattattcttgcagttctacacagtcctgaaaaataacccaaattttcccccggttgactttaatggtgttttgGTCGAATGGTCGAATTCaacgttcgatcacctgaacaatatcaccctattcaatcaaatagctgtcgaattgtatagtgagatatttgaccaacaccaATCACAGCATGCAAAACGTAGCAGAATGCTAACCGTGAAAGTGCAGATTTTATGTAGAGTATATGAAGCCTAATGATAATGGGCCATGTTTGCTATGTTCATGTCCTGTAGTCCTACTAAAGGCTCCTTACAGTTGAAACAAGTGTCAAACCAAGTTGTAGTACGCAATCAGAAAACCTTTTTTACCTTCCCTTAGACCCCACCCCACCCCCTATTTTATTCATCCTACTGTGGTGTAAGCAGACAGCAGCCTTCATAAGAGTGGAAACTCTGCTTTTAGAAGTAATGCAACATTGTTGCCACATCCTAACAGGAAGATGCATTAGGCAGGAACCACAGGTATTTGTAGGACATTATGGGGAAATCTGTAGGTGCAgacatactaatattattatatagttagGTGATGCAACACATACGTTTTAATAGGAGGCCattgctctttttaaaaaaaataatttagattaaTCTAGAGACACTGTACCAGGCTATACTGAGGGAGCCATTGCCTTGGATTCCTTGCCTTGAGAGAGAGGAACGCTGGAAGAACACATCCTCCAGAAGTAATAAGTGATGATCAATTTTATTCACCACTACAAGTATAGGTTTATGGGAAAAGATCTAAAGTTGTAATTGTGAGGTCCTTAAAGCAAATACCGAAACCACTTTAAAGGAAGCAGACAACAGTAAAAAGCTGACAGAAGTTTTACTGTCCCCCtagttacacataaaaaaaacatttttacatctgtttgtgtttcttttagaaatatttcCCCTTACTGTCCTGGTGCTACAAACTTCTTTTAAGATGGGAagtcaaaaaatatatactcTAAACCTGTCATGTGTCTCTCACAGGTCTTTTTTTCACTTGCTATACaaaataaagagacaaaaaaaacctaatatgTGACTATTATCCGGGATGCTAGATAAAATGGACTATCAATTAAATTGTATGTAGTGCTTATTAATGAGAGCTGGGTGATGGTTCTTGAATGTTCTTGTAGTTGTATTAGATTATTCTTGTTATTGTTTGTTTAGGCTGGGTCACAAAATTAGTGCCATACCTGCTGGTCTCCAGGGTAGCAGACTGCTAGTGTATTATGAGGACAAGAAAGGTGtttgaattaaaattttataGCAGAAGCCACACTTTATGGTGTTATTCCAGGAACAGTTACTCATTATATACTGTCTGTGATTTACTGCTAACTGTATCTGTGATACCTTCTCCAAATAAAAGATCTTTTCAGACAAACATTTGGAGTTCACCTCATGCAATCTATATGCAGATATATGTACTTAAATTCATTCCATCCACAAACCCCACTTTCAAGGGATACAGTAGAAACATGTAAATATTAAGTTTACAAACAGATGCTGACAACATAAAATATGGGATAACCTTCATGAGATGTTGGTTCTCATCCACATCTGAACTGTCTTCAGGAACTGGACCTGAGATAGAGTCATCAAACTCCCACAAATAAATGTCCCCATTTTCTGTTCCCATGATTAGGAGATCTGTTTCATCTGAGAACACCGACCtatgaaatataattaaaatattcatattgaaaATGTGCATTACTGTATAGCAGTTTGTTAAAGGGTCTTTAATCTTTTATATAGCAATTTCTGAAAGGATTGGAAAAACACCAGATGCAATCTGAGTGGTTGTTGTGGGCAGCAACTCATTTATTTCCCTAAAGCCCTTTTTTAGGTTTAACAATTTTCAACATCATCAAACCCACTTCTGTGAGCTAACACCATCATAGGCACACCATTTATGGGGTGAGTATCCTGCTGACTTGGACCCGTACAGTATTCAACAGGTCATCTTCAACCTTTAAAGTGTGCAAAGTCTTATTGGGTTTTTTGGACAGTATTTACAGCACAAGAACAGTCCACTGCTACAAAGATGTGCTTGGTTAACAAATTATGCTTggtctctgtgtggaagcagtggtctgtttgcagaggtccaacacacccACCTACTGACACAAACCTTAAGGCCTGCAATTAGCAAAGCTTGTAATTCAATCTTTGCTAATACTTTATGGGGCACATGAGGGGGTCCACTTTATTGTTGAAAATAACTATATTGTTGAAAGTCTGCCACAAAATCATTATAAGAtgaaatgatttgtgttttattgtgaaCTTGGACCTGACATAATGCACAAAGTATCTGCTTTCTATAACAGCTTTTCCAGTTACCAGTGTAACtgctttatttataacaaaagtaAAGACAATATAACTTACAACATCTCCAGATCGTGGGTCCAAAACAAGTGGGCTACTGCTGCAACTGGTAATCCACACCGCCTTCACTGCTGCCACATAACACATACCAGTGATTTCAGCTGTAAACTGGCGGAGCTTTTGGATTATCTGACCATCTTGTGACCAAACCCCAACTGTACGGTCAAAAGACCCTGTCAAGAACCTGGCAAGAATATTTGGGTAAGAGTAATGGCATAGAGACAAGTATTCAAATATTAAACAACTGATGATACAGCTTTGTTTGGTATAGTTAGAAATCATCTTACATGACATTATGTATATGCACTTACCTTGTGCACTCCCGCTCACGGATGAGAAGGAGGTGAGTGATTCCTGCATCATGAGCACGGGAGTTACATTGTACAACCTTAAGACAAATCTTTTCTGGTGTCTGATATGTGTCAAATATCAAAAACTTTCTGTCATACCTTGAAAACAGACAGATAAATACTTTAATGTCAAATGGTAACTGCTAGGTACGTTAGGTAAGCTTACAATGTaataattctaaataaatatgCTTCCCTAATTAAACATGCAACTAtgcatgttgttgtttttgttgttgtttgctAATGAGACATCTGGGAAATCGGTAACTGTTTCAGTAGAACACTTCCTGGaatatttattagaacattttgttaactttaaatgCATTCACATGGGGGAACCCGTGAAATATTATTGAGATCTTAGGGAATCCgggctttaattactatatctacaataTATATCTCAACTTTTtggatagccaaaaatataattgatacCAATGATACCTGACATGGGAGGTATCAATTGCTCATTGctttaggaacccctagcaaacacTGGAGGAACCCGAGGGCTGAatcctggttgataaacactggtcTTTGCACTGCTTCTCCAGACTTCAACATttgtacattgggcctgatttattaaagctctccaaggctggagaggatatactttcatcagtgagcctaggtaatccagaaatcctggaattgatctggtccaggattcaaaacatttgctaacaaatagcaaatgactttgaagaaatccattccaggtttgcaggatcacacagcttcactgatgaaagtgtatcccctctagccttggagagcttaaataaatcaggcccattgtacaaGCTTCTCTTGCTTAgtccaatttcactgcacactgtgatcaTCTCACAGTGTGtgttggaagctgcagcaagtcagacagagcccACCTAATAtctttatattcaagtataagaATAGAGATAGCTTCAGAATAAACAGCAATCATTGTTCAACTTGACCATATAAAATGAATATGCTTCAATGATCTTTCATAAACACTAATGGAATTTCTTGCATGAATCCTGTGTAGACGATTTCTGGGCAAACAGAATAAACTAACACACTGTGACCCCATCAATTGCCATTTTGGTTTAAAGAAACCAAACTAAACTATAGGCTGAAACCTCAACAATATGAGTCTCGGATACATAACATGAGTTTGCAAAAGCTTTACAAAGGGCCAATTTTAGAGGACATTATTGCTCTAAGGGTCTCACTTTAAACTGGAATTTAGGAATTTCAGCAATGCCCGGACACAGCAGGGTCACAGGCTGCAATACCCATAGCCTTGCAgtaattgtatataaatgtaatactgTGTATTGTGTACTTGCTTTTTTAGAACTGTTTCTGTGCAGCTTCTTTCTTCAGGAACTAAAGGGATTGGCACAGATAAGCTCAAATGTTGTGCTTTAACGTTTTATCATAATGTAAATTTATGGTTTTGATTGAGAgaattttttgttacattcagATAAGTGAATAATCTGTATTCTCTCAACACCATATCAAATACATAGAGCAATTAAAATTTACACATACACACCACAGTTTTCATACATTATTGGTACATAGAGCACACCTTCACTTTATTACTTAAGCTGCTTACATATTTCTcaactccttcagtaaatcacCCCTATTAGCCAGTAAAatcattgaaaataaagaataattgcaCTGAGCCACTGGGAGCTTCCTCTAATCTATAAATCTCTACATGCAATaccatattaaaaacaaagacatgCAAGTTTGtaaagtattaaagccagagaaaaaatggaaaatacacAGTCACAATAAAACTTGTCACATTACATTTTCTGCTTGTCAGTTGTACATACCCTGCTGTGTAGATCTGACTGTCTAATGACACAATACATGATACAATGTCTGTATGTTGATGGTCAGAGAAGCTCTTCTTTAGGTTGATCACATGCCCACAGGTTTTCTGCTCATCTAGCGGGTAGATTGTAAGGCGCTTTTTAAATCCACACACTAACAAATGGCGGCGAAAATTTATAGCCATGCTAAAGATTGCACTTcctagctgaaaaaaaaacaaaacacagaaggATGTGATATCATATAGCTATCATATAGGGTCTTATTACCTGTATAGTTTTCTAATATTTAACATGTATGCATCAATTTATAGAGATAGCAGTGAGTGGAGTTATAATTACCATGATTTTATCCACAATTACTGCACCTGAAGTCCATACAATAAGTGTACCATCATTGGAAGATGAAAAAATGAGCTTTGTGTCTGCCCAGTACAACAGATTGGTGATCATTCCTGAATGTTCAGAGGCTGACTGAGACAAATGTCCAGTGTCCAGGTCCCACCATTTGATCACTCCATCTAGAACAAGGAATCAGATATTattcagatattattattatttaactactGTCAGAGAGCTTGGCCAACTCTAGGTGGGATCAATTAGTGAACTGTCAGTATTATCTAGAGAACACTGAACTGTGCTAAAGTCAGAAAATGAACCCAATTGATTTTAATTTGAGTTTTACCCTACATAATATGATTCTTCAGGCTTATGATGTATGTTTCTGGATGGAACAACATCATCATGTTGCATGATTGTGTTCTGATGCATCTCTATGCTTCTGATTTTCTCTGGCAGAGTGAAAGTAAGAGGAGtctacaattacaattacattggAAATAAATTAAGGAATATATGGGCTGCATATCAGTATGACCCAAGCAGATTTTGGGAAGTGTATTTGCCTGGAAGTCTACCGCTCTATCTGGGTGAAAATTGAACTGCTGGGCAGGTAAGCTGTATTTCTTGCATATATTTCAAGGCTTATTTCCAGTTTGGTCTGCTGTATACTTGCAAGGTTATCTGTAGTCACACATCTGACGGAATGTTAGATGACTAATCCCAAAAATTTAGGTAAATGGTGTCTACAGGTGACAACCACTCATGCCAATGAATCTTAAATGAAGAGTCTTTTTTCTCAGTTGTACTCTGTAACTTAGATATAGACATTACTTTTTGTCTACATTCCTTTGTGCTGTTTGGGCAGCTAAGATAATTTCCTAGAGGCTACCCACATCTGACATCTATGGTGATTGCAGATCTCATCAACTTGTCAGAACTGACAAACATATTTGTGCTCCCTCACTTGCTATGAATTTTGTACCCAAGTTTGGTGACTTTAgtttttggggtctatttataaagcagtgaatctggcattcactgaaacattccggGGTGGAGAAATAATAACTcttagtaattgattctccaccagggaatattttagtaaatgtcagattcacatcTTTCTAAATAGATCCCTTGGCAATGAGTGTGAATATGCTATAAATGTACCTTCAAAGCCCGTAAGAAATTCTCGTCTTGCTGAATGGTACCCAAGTGCTGTGATGGATCGTTGGTGACAGTCACGCACACTAAAGTGTTTCTGCATCGCCATTGTGCCAGCTTCTGTTTGACAGTCAGAAATACATGAACTGGCTCATCCACATTGGATCATGGTATGTTTAGTAGAAAATCAAAAGCTGCAACAAAAGTCAGAgtaatgtgtaattttttgtgGGTAACAttaagggctcaatttataaaacagggggtcagccattccctcaaacattcccttgtgggaatcttccaggtccacatgttttaatggcatttattaattcacacaagggaatgtttaagggaatatcaACTTCCCTGTTTTGTATATTAAGCCCTGAAAGTCAGATCAATAAATACCTTCTATTGATTTCCATGAGCATTTTACATTGTAGCTGCAGTTTTTAATATTGGTGCTGTAATTGAGGTAGAATAAGTCATATTTATTGATTTGAGGCATTGAAGTACTTTGTCAGGTGTATGAATTTGATTTGATGTTTCCTTTTTACACAAGGCCAATTCTGCCTCCAGGTAGAATCTCCAATAGCATAATAGATTATCCAAAAAAAGATCTAACTTACAAGAACCTTTCATGAGTTTAACAACCTTTTAGCTTTGGTATATGCATAGATCACAAACATAAATCATCTCTATAATCACTTTTAAAGGAGAACTTTGCTAAATGCTATTTTGGACTAAAGTGaccctataatataatataccgGAAGAGGAAGGAGCATTACAAGAGGCCATACAGTCCATGTGCAGAGTGACAGAGAGctaatcactgtgctgcttctcctttacctATCCAATAACAGGCTGGGGTAAatcctgggctcacaggaagaggatgctgtataaaaataaacaagtgagtaataaaagtaatatacttcctaaaaaatacagttacataCAGTTGATTATGTTCAGTTTTAGCTTGTACTAGGTTTAAAAACATCCATTACATGTCTGCATTATACAACATTAGCACCAAAtgagagaaaatatatatatcaactttAACATGCTGggagatataaaagacaaaaataaatatttttttactaattcgACACTAAATTGGTTTTAAGTTAAAGCAGTGTAAGACCCTAACTATGACAGACATCAGCCTTTTGTAGTCTTTGTACTGCAGAactggaatgtgagaggaagaagcagaacaagaaGCCAATCATTCCATGTACAAATGAGAAGCAaactggaaagaaaagaaagtccCCAGTTCCTTTCTTAAATTGTTACCCTGTTATACATACTTCTAATGGTGTTTACAGGTAGCCATTTCAACACTTTggtctctatttaaaaaacagagaatttgacattccctcagacattcccgggtgggaatcaactactgccactgaaacacatggatttggaagattctgacaagggaatgtttcagacaatgtctgattccctgttttataaatagagccctttatggGCATTGTTTACTTATGTCATTATTAGGAAACcatcctgagaaatgccatgccgCCATTGCTGGAGTTACATTTGTGTAGACAGGAACTGGCCATGATGCTGCATGAGAAAACAAGTATTATatcatgacatttatttatgATATACAATGCTTTAGTAAGCTAAAGGTCATTTAGTTGGAGTTCACATCTACTTAATCTTCATATTAATTGCTTGTAAGTAAACCTTGGCTCATTTTTGTTGGGTTGCTGAAGCTAAATGATATGAATATCTTACCTGAATATTTATATTCCCGTTATGTTATAGTACAGCAGTATTATATATTCACAACAGTGACACTAAATTGAAAGGGTGAGTTTGTCTAGTGAAGTGTGTACAGTATTACCCTGGTGTTATGTATGCACTTACTGTGAACGTGACAGAATGCTAATCACCACAATGACAATCATCAGTGACACAGAGCGGGGACATCTTGGAATGTGTCTGCAGTGAAGGTCCATACGGTGTCACCACGTTTCTAGGGTCTTATTACCTGTATCTGACTCTTCTCAGCACTCTGTAGAGGAGGACAGGCTGCATTCAGCTTGTGTTTGGGACATTGTTTTATTTCCTGATGCTATGACAACCACTTTCCACACTTCTTTTGTCTGTAAAGGAAGCATTGCTTCAGTCCTCCTCCCCACTGCCATGGCAGGGCGTGACTCTTCTTTAGAAAACCATTTGACTATTCTGATATATTTCCATGAGAATTTGTTTATTGGATTTAGATTTGGGATTaacttcattttttgtgttttgcacgCTTTTCAAATGCTAATATGAAAACCATTTGCAAATGAAGAGTGACATGAAACAAAGCATTCCCTGTTGGGGAAGAAATGAGAGAACACAAATTTGGAGAAGTATGACAGAACAACCACAAAAGctcatataataaacaaaagttGCTTCGACCAAAGAATAGAAATAAAGTGCAAAACCTAATCTTGTGCATTGTCCATAAAGGGGAAATGTTAGGTCCCCTGCCCAGCAGAACACCAAAGTCACCTTTcctttctgttccaccatgaggGTCTGTTCCtactagagcagcctttcttgatctttttaacatggctGAACCAATTAAATACCTTTTAGATCTTATAGGGAAATTTccgctatatttactatattcacagctctcAGTACGATGGTGTGGTGCTTAATATTTAGAATGTCTTCTACAATGCTgaccagtgtgaagaatgtcacccttaaagataatCATTGGTCAATGTTCTGATTGTTCAAAggaccccaagcaacctctggaggaatcctagggttccatggaacactggCTGAGAAAAACTGCTCTGCGACTCTTAGGTCAGGTACCACTGACATCCGtgatctttttgacatttttcccactggccagcaatgtaagatgcattcttcccagtgatcaCCAAAccaatgtactgtaaactgtggatatagtaattataacaggggttccctaagacctgaaatcTACTTCTTTAGGagatcccccatgttaaaacagttgagaaacactagatTAGAATATTACTTAAACCTaattgtgacaggttctctttctgtgagctttttcatttttcattgacCATCAATAAACATCAGCAGGGCACAGATTAGACATTAGGTTATTTGAAAGATCCACAATGAACCAGAATATTCTAGCACAAGAGGATGGAATAATTAGAACTTGGTGATCAGGAATGAGCAAGCAGGTGACCAGTTAGAAGCACAGTCTGTGCTCCATATTTCACCAAGcaataatgtgaaaaataaaacaaattccctGATGATAGCTTGCATGACAATGCTTCAATAAAGTTTATACAGCACATGGCCTgcctatatttaatataaaatatttctgtttcattGAGTAAGGATTATTAAAGACGAATCTTAATTTTTTATCACATCATTTTAGACTTAATGACATTGACactttgaccctgatttactaaagttctccaaggctggagagaatacacttttgtagAGAGAGAAtacaccagtgaagctgggtgatccagcaaacctggaatggatttcctaaaagtcattagctatttgttagcaaatgttttcaatcctggaccagatccaacccaggtttgctggctaacccagcttcactgatgaaagtgtattctctccagccttggagaactttaataaatcaaggcctttGATTCTGTGCTTCTTCAGGCAGATCTTGGTGGCTGATGAGAGATGCCAGCAGGGTACTATACATCACTTCCTAAAATAAGGGGGCTGCACAAAGAAGGGTATGCTCTAAAGATGTGTTTCACTTGGGGCTATGGAAGAAGAGTCTGAGCTGTGTTGTGAGTACATGAATTACAGTGGAGGGCTCGGGTTCAGATTCCACATTGGGTCGCATAGGTCTGTAGCTATGCCACTGTTGAagagatataataaaacattttttagagattTTATAGATGGGCCAAAGAGAAAGGAGACGTTCATTGTTtgtgtttgcatacattttaaagtggaagtaaactcatTAGAACAAAAAGTCAACAAGAGTTTTTGGCGTAAGAGATATGTAATGTCTTGTTTGTCACAAAACTTTTTCGTTGTTTACTCCTCACGTTACATGGTGTGTAGAGCTCCGCTCTATTCTTGGCACTACTGAGAATAGACCTAGATGTTGGCATcttgcaggagttatgtcatcagTAGCTAGCCAATGACTGAAGAGGATTGaggtggacctggaagattggtCAGTGGAGATGGTGGTAATGGGCAATCCTGGACATATCATTGTTGGGGGACACAAAGAAGGTAGTCGGTATGTACTATAATCTGCAAGTATGCTGTGCTTACCTGCTGATTATGGCCGAAGCTCACCACTCACCAGCAAGTTTACttctaatttaactttttttgtccCCTTTCCCTCATTTTTATACCTccatctatattaaaaaaaacacattttttaagtaaTTGATGCCAGGGGTTTGTACTGGTGTAAACACAACCTACAATCCTCCTATACAGCCCAATTGCATTTCACCACACTACTCCAAGCACCTACTGTAAGTCAATTGGCTTTTGGATATTGGAGTTTCTTAAGGGTGTTCCCCTttcttcactaataactttaaatgttgaGGCTTTTGGATATTGCTAATTGCATTGGTTAAACATCAGTTTAAGATGCTTCCAAGGTCATTTACAAATCATTGACTAAAACATTTGACCTTCAGCTGACTTCTTTGTGACCTTCAATTTACCtgctaaaagtgtttattttttttgtcatttttatggaTTTGTATGGGAACATACCTCCAAAACTTCACTGATTAGAAGAGACTGTCTTTGTTTCAGATCCAAATCCATCTCATCCCTTTTTCAGGCAAATATATACAACTCtgtaaaaaagcattctttaacCATTGAAAACTGTTCTTTTGCGCCTTTCATTAGCctctaaatgtttatttcttcaaagtgcaaaaaaaatcatcTCATTGCATTGTCCCTGTAACAGGTGTCCTTTTTGCAGGATCTTCTCATGACAACTCAAAATGATCGATTTTGAGAAGATTTTGCAGGGGCTATTAGCATTGTTACTGTTCATTCCTTTGCTAATCTTatccacaaaaaatgaaaatgaaatggcGGATTGTCATCGTCCACAGGGACCACCTTTATTAGTGATAGTTGTTTGCCAATCTTAACCTCAGAACGTACACTTGGTGTGACAAACCACTTTATCTACAGATTTCTCTAAAATTGGGATGGGCTCCTTTTGACTTTTAGAACTGGGCATGGATGCATCAATACATACCATTAGGCTGTAATTCAGGTTTACCAATTCAAGTACTGAGCAATGATATATTTATGCTGCATGCTAGTGACTCGTATTGAAGGAGGTGACCCACAAGTTTATACAGCTTTGTGGAAATTGGATCTTGTTAACTTCCCATCTTTCTTGGGCATCCTtttgtgtacaatatttattgttatgCAATTGTTCGTAAAAAACTATTACCCAAAAACTAAGTCTGTAACATCAGTCTCCACGTTTCCATAGTTGTCATTAAAAAGTATAACCAAGTACTTCATTCTGCCAGCAATTTAATGACACCCAAGAACACTTAAAATGTACTGCGCATTTCAAACAGGTTACCTTTAATCCTAATGCATTGTAGCCAGATTCAGAAAGCCTTTCATGCTGCTTAGGTATGTCATAATAGtctgtgcagtttttttgtgtttgactGAATTTCCCCTGTAGTAACCTGCAAAGAGCATGGATATTATTCATGGTGCAGTAATTGCAAATTTCCAATAGATAATCAAacataaacttattttattgaatacatataCTACTTGATTTATGAATAGgcacacatttacaaatgtaGGTACCCTATGGTGCACACATCCCACATAGGGATGATTACTACTTGTATCAGGCTGCTGTACCCTTAAGGTGAGCACTAACTGGTCACTTGGCGATTCTCGCTGCATCAG belongs to Pyxicephalus adspersus chromosome 2, UCB_Pads_2.0, whole genome shotgun sequence and includes:
- the LOC140322432 gene encoding p21-activated protein kinase-interacting protein 1-like; this translates as MAMQKHFSVRDCHQRSITALGYHSARREFLTGFEDGVIKWWDLDTGHLSQSASEHSGMITNLLYWADTKLIFSSSNDGTLIVWTSGAVIVDKIMLGSAIFSMAINFRRHLLVCGFKKRLTIYPLDEQKTCGHVINLKKSFSDHQHTDIVSCIVSLDSQIYTAGYDRKFLIFDTYQTPEKICLKVVQCNSRAHDAGITHLLLIRERECTRFLTGSFDRTVGVWSQDGQIIQKLRQFTAEITGMCYVAAVKAVWITSCSSSPLVLDPRSGDVVGVLR